A DNA window from Pyrus communis chromosome 3, drPyrComm1.1, whole genome shotgun sequence contains the following coding sequences:
- the LOC137728081 gene encoding polyadenylate-binding protein RBP47 — MAQQSNGGSDLGTQQQQQQQQQHHQQQWMHQQQWMAMQYPAAAMAMMQQQMMVYPQHYMPYGAAPHHPHHNPYQQQPQAVAYQQQQQPPKQQQSPSQKQGPNDEVRTIWVGDLHHWMDETYLHGCFAHTGQVSSIKVIRNKQTGQSEGYGFVEFYSREAAEEVLQNYNGTAMPNTEQPFRLNWATFSASDKRADTSADLSIFVGDLATDVTDTMLQETFSSRYSSVKGAKVVLDANTGRSKGYGFVRFGDENERSRAIAEMNGAYCSSRAMRIGVATPKKAPAYQQQYSSQALVLAGGGHASNGAVAQGSQFDSEPNNTTIFVGGLDSEVNDEDLRQPFSHFGEVVSVKIPVGKACGFVQFANRKDAENAIQMLNGTVIGKQTVRLSWGRSQGNKQWRSDSSNQWNGAHYGGQGYGGYGHAVPQGQDLSMHTAAAVNGAS, encoded by the exons ATGGCCCAGCAATCCAACGGCGGCAGCGATCTGGGCactcagcagcagcagcagcaacaacagcagcaCCACCAGCAGCAATGGATGCACCAGCAGCAATGGATGGCCATGCAGTACCCGGCGGCGGCGATGGCGATGATGCAGCAGCAGATGATGGTGTACCCGCAGCATTACATGCCTTACGGGGCGGCTCCTCATCATCCTCACCACAATCCGTACCAGCAGCAGCCTCAGGCTGTGGCGTATCAGCAGCAACAGCAGCCGCCGAAGCAGCAGCAGTCGCCGTCACAAAAACAGGGGCCCAACGACGAGGTCAGGACCATCTGGGTTGGTGACCTTCATCATTGGATGGACGAGACTTACCTTCACGGATGCTTTGCGCACACTGGACAG GTTTCCTCAATTAAGGTAATACGCAATAAGCAAACTGGTCAGTCAGAGGGATATGGATTTGTTGAGTTCTATTCACGTGAAGCAGCTGAGGAAGTTTTACAGAACTATAACGGAACTGCAATGCCAAATACAGAGCAGCCTTTTCGTTTAAACTGGGCAACCTTCAGTGCCAGTGATAAACGAGCAGACACTAGTGCTGATCTATCTATCTTTGTAGGAGATTTGGCTACAGATGTCACTGACACTATGTTGCAGGAGACTTTTTCTAGTAGATATTCATCTGTTAAGGGAGCGAAAGTTGTTCTAGATGCAAATACCGGACGTTCAAAAGGTTATGGTTTTGTTAGGTTTGGTGATGAAAATGAGAGGTCAAGGGCTATTGCCGAAATGAATGGTGCGTATTGTTCAAGCAGGGCCATGCGCATCGGTGTTGCAACACCCAAAAAAGCACCTGCATATCAACAACAGTATTCTTCACAAG CATTGGTATTGGCTGGTGGTGGACATGCATCAAATGGTGCCGTCGCCCAAGGTTCCCAGTTTGACAGTGAGCCTAATAACACAACT ATATTTGTTGGAGGGCTTGATTCTGAGGTCAATGATGAAGACCTCCGGCAGCCTTTTTCTCATTTTGGTGAAGTTGTCTCTGTGAAAATACCAGTTGGAAAAGCGTGTGGTTTTGTTCAGTTTGCTAATAG GAAGGATGCTGAGAACGCAATACAGATGCTGAATGGAACGGTTATTGGCAAGCAAACAGTTCGACTTTCTTGGGGTCGCAGTCAGGGGAACAAGCAG TGGAGGTCGGATTCAAGTAACCAGTGGAATGGAGCACACTATGGAGGACAGGGCTATGGCGGGTATGGACATGCTGTGCCACAGGGTCAGGACCTGAGCATGCACACCGCAGCTGCAGTTAACGGGGCTTCTTAA